The DNA segment AAGTCGACCAGTAGTCGCACGGGCAAAGCCTCATCCAACCAATCCCCCTAATGCCCAAGTCGAGTAGCTCGGCCAACAGAATCAACCTTTGCCCGAGTCACGCAACTCAGCTATCAATCGCACGAGTAGCGTCTCGTCCAATCAGTCAATCCAGTACCTGAGTTAAGTAGCTCGGCCAGCAAGAACAGCCTTTGCCCCAGTAACACAACTCGGCCAACAGTCGCACGGGCAACGCCTCATCCAACCAATCCCTCCAATGCCAAAGTCGAGTAGCTCAGCCAACCGAATCAGCCTTTGCCTGAGTCACACAACTCAGCTAGCAATCGCACAAGCAGTGTCTCGTCCAATCAATCCATCCAGTGCCCATGTTAAGTAGCTCGGCCAGCAAGATCAGCCTTTGCCCGAGTCACGCAACTCGGCCAATAGTCGCATGGGCAATGCTTCGTCCAACCAATCCCTCCAGTGCCCGAGTCAAGTAGCTCAACCAGCAGAGTCGGACAGGGAACTCATGAGCAATGCCTCGCCAAGTTGCTACTCGGCCACCGCTTTACTAAACCAACCGTGCCCTCAGCTCCTCAGGAGGACCCAGAGACACGACTTAttgggggggagaagtgataggACATATTATGGATCATCCTATGGGGACCTGACCCTCGCCACATTAGCCCGAGCACAAGACctcgggagggagacaatgccacgGCAAATGCGTCGCTGGTTATCCGAGCGACAATGGTCATCTGCACGTGTCGTCTAGCATCGCGCCAACCAATCCTGCTGAAACAAGGATTGTTTTGGGAAACCCGGGACGATGCCGCATGGCGCCATCCCATGTATCCTGGATAGCAAACACCCGAAGGTACATTCGCCACTCTAGGGGTCGGTCGTACGACCGACCCTTAGGAGTTATGATAAAAACCCCTTGCCAGCATCTAACAGGGGGTATAAGAACATTAGCAGACCACTATCTCGAGCTTTGGAGAGGCCCAAGTCGGGATCATCGCCCATCCCTACCCAAGCCTGTGTGCAGGAATCCAAGTTCAACAAAGGCGGACGAGTTCGGGAAAAGGCGCGTCCTCACCAAGTTTAACTTCGACCCGACTAACTGAGACCTTCGCCCTTAGGACGATCCTGGACGTCGCCAGTCGAACAAAGCCTTGTCAACCACGCGATCACGACTCGAGGTTCACGGAACGAACAGTAGGTAAATAATTTGAAACAAAAATACAAtacttatattggactccatgtgtgaCACATTacgttgatttaatgttggaagatattaAAAAGACTCCTAAAATCAAGAAGACGTTAGAAAGGACAATCTTTGTTGTTAGATTTCTCTAAAAACATACTAgaactttgaatatgatgagagagaaCTCACAGGCAATAAGGAATTGGTGAAATAATGATGTCAATCGATTTACTATATCCTTCTTCATATTAGAAAGAGTGCATTGTCAAAAACATAACCTGAGAAACATGATTACCTTGGAGAAATAAGtaacaagcaaatgggcaaaagaaacaaaaagtaaGAGGGCCGGttatatcatcttaatgtcatcgtTTTGGAAACTTGTAATTTACATATTAAAGGTAATGAatactcttgttcgagtccttcgattGGCAGATAATGAAAAGAAACTTTCAATAAGATACATTCATGAGGTTATAGATAGAGCAAATGAGACAATTCAGAAGTCTTatgatgaaaatgaaaaaaagtataagaaaatatttataattattgatGAAAGATGGAATTATCAACTTCATCATCCACTACATACAGTGGGATATTATTTAAACCTAAAATTCTTTTACAAAAACACCTCAATTAAGTTTaatacagaagttgtaaataagttATATCAGTACATTACAAGATTGGTTCAAAGCCTTGAGGTACAAGATAAGATCATACATAAATtgtctttatataaaaatatcgatAAGATCATACAGGAATTCCAATGGCAATTCGATTTTGGACAACTACATCCTTAGGTATTAATAAATTTATACAATTAATTTTATACATAATATATTattgttaataataaaataaattttataactgAATGGTGAAGTTTATTTGGAAATTTTACCTTAAACTTACAACAATTGATAATCAAAATTCTTAGTTTAACATATAGTGTTGCAGGTTGTAAACGAAACTAGAGTGcgtttgagcatgtaaggatcataTATTATTTCAATTAATATACTTTTATatagatatattaatataatttttaattatatgacatgatagaTTCCTACAAAGATAAGAAATCAGTTAAAGCATAAACGATTACATGATCTTTTAAATATAaagtataataaaaatttaaaagatcATCATGATTTACGAAATAACATTGATGCAATCTTATTAGAagacattgatgattcaaatgagtactTTATGACGAAATGGGTGCGAACTTGCATAACACCGAAGACAAGCTTATATTTGAATATCACAGCTAGAAATGGGGAGATATGTTAGGAGACTCAGGTGTTAGTGAATTACAGACATATACAAGATAGATGACGAAGAAAAAAATGAGTATAAAAGCCTCAAGCTCATCTTTTACCATTGTCGAATAAGaggaaatatattttaataaaaatggacaagaggaagagaaggatgaTGATATATTTAAGAATAACGatgttgattttgatgatgattgaatttgatgtaaactttattattttaagtcttttcatatttttgttattaaaatataaataagttaatatcatatttttatttatataatcatatttatcaattaaattatatattttttatattttaaatttcagagccCCTCGCTTCGTTCAAACAAGCGCTTAGTGCCTCGGGCATTTTGGGACCTTGATGCCTTTGGCgcttagcactttttaaatcactagggaAGAAATGCATGATCATGAAAATACTAAAAGGCCTAAATTATAGAAGTAGAAATAATCTACTAGTAAAAATGATGTAACTCAACAATCAAGTTATTAGGCCCCGAACACTTATTTAACCCAAGAGAGACAAGGCCATCCCAAATCTCACTCCTGCTAGAAGGACCCACCAAGTGATTAACATGCATAGAAGATAACCCCATATTGTGGGTAAACAAGTTAATAAATAGGGAGAAATCAATACACCCATTAGCCTTCCAAAGATCATAATAAAGTGACAAATTTAATTCTAATGGTCATCAGATCAGTAATGATAGAGGAAGCAGACTGAATATGATGGATAAAGTTATTTCTTCTTCTAACGGACACAACAGAGTGATAATACTAAGTATTTGGATCACCCTCATTTATACATTTAGTTTTAGCCTGAGACCATCATTTCAAATTGAACTGTCTTAGGAGGGCAACATGATTATAAGGAAGACAGGTCAAGTGGATGCCATTAGGGTCACTCAAATTGCAGGTAACCTCCCTATTCTCTAGAATGGAAATCTCCTGTTGGGTACGCACAAGGGCATCCTCAACGCAAGACAATTCCTATTTCAGAAGGATAAAGGCCCTCTATGTCTACTGAAATTAGAGGAACACTCAATCATAGGGGATCTAGAGCAAGTCTTGGTGGGGATCCAAACATTTTGGATGATATCACTAATCTCTCTACACTCAACCCACAAATGGTGGAATTTGAACATTATCGACGAAAAATTATGTCGCTTAGACACACACAAGAATCGAGCAATGGTCAGAGCAAGCTCTGGGAAGGTGGCAAGCAATTGAGTTACCAAATAGATCCGACCACTGACGGTTAGCAAACGCACGATCAAGATGGACTAAAACACAGCACTGCCTTTACGATCGTTGCACCGTGTGAATTTGGGACCAATGAAACCCAAATCACATAATGCAGCGTACAATAAAAACTGGTTAAACTGCCTCACCGACGCAGAAAACGTAAAAGGGGTACCCCCAGTATGTCTTGAGCACAAGAAATACAATTATAGTCTCCACAAATTATCCATGGAAAATCATTTAGACCAATTGCACCAAGAGAATTCCACAGTAAGTTTCGATTTGTAATAGAAACTCAAGCATAAACACCAGTTAAAATCCACGGATGTGAATTCATAAATCTGACCGCAGCATTGAAGTAATGAGAATGGATCGAAAGCACCTGGGTCTTGACAAATGATGCGTTCCATAGCAGCGCGATGCCACCAGAGGCTCCCGCCGACGGAAACTCGGTAAAGCACCAAGAACGACCCAGTCTCCTTGCAACCCTCCTAATCACTGTCTCGTCCGAATGGGTTTCCTGCAAGAGCACCATGCAAACGCGATTACTACGAATGGAGTATTGAAGAAAATCTAACACAAGTTTTCTCTTATTTCCTCTACAATTCCAGCTGATAATGTTCGTATCGGAAATAGGGAGAGAAGAAACGCTAATGAGCAGAAACACTAATGAGAACCCACCCCATGAGAGGCCTTGGAGCCGCAACCCTGTCCTCTCTTGGGCTTTAGCAGTGAGATCATTGTGCTGACATTGGCCTTGGCCACCTCCTTACTCCCCCTCTTCCCCTGCACAGGAGCAGAAGGGATAGAATATACACCCTCCACCTCAACCGTCGGCGGTGGAGGAGTGAGATCATCAAATCCAATGACGATGCCGAGGCACCACGATGCTAGACGAGCCAACACAGGCGGTCACAACAGCCTGCCTCGGGCTCCCCATCAGCACCTGACGCTTCGCACCAGGCTGGGCTTGACTCAGCAACGGCATCTCCACGGGTTTGGGTACCACTGGAGCACGTAAGCTGAAGCAGACTCCAGTTGACAGCCTCGTGGCCTCCAGTTGACTCGGCATCTGTTCCAACGAGCCAGCTGGATCCGGGTGAAACCCCATCTGCCTTGGGTTCCCCCAATCGCTCCACCTGAGTAAAAAAACATCATTTGTCCTCGAGCCCCCTGCACAGTAATAACATCCAGGTTCCCCAGAAGACCATTACACCACGTGCGCCTCACGTGTGGAAGAAGGAACAGCCTCCGCCGCCACTGCCAATCCCCTTCCCAGCGCCGGCACAAATCTCTTCCTGGAACCACGCCGCTGGACCCTAATCCAAGGTACATAAACTTCACCCTCCACCGTCGGCCGAATATTCCCACTAGTGGATGATGCCAAAGTGGGCACCAGAAGGGTTCCCTCGTTTCCAAGGGCATCCAACCTCTGGACACCAGCACTCTGCCTCTCAACCAGCCTAGTAGAGCAATCCGACAGCTTGTGGCCAACACAACCACAACGAAAGTAGAGAAAGGCAAGTTATTATACGAGCAACCTCGAAATACCCGGTCTGGGCAGCACCGATCCACACTCGTTGATGGAGGGGAGAAGAAAGATCGATCTCCACACAGATTCTAACAGAGTGACCACGTTCCAATTTCAAAGACCGATCATCGATTTTAATTGGGCGACCCAAAGCCTTCGTAATGCCGGACAAACATTCGCGATTCCAATATTCAAGGGGTAAGTCGGGAAGTTGAATCCATACTGGGGAAGATCTCGGCATTTCTGTCATGGGATTGAAATCCGGACGCCAAGGGAAAACATGGAGAAACTGTCCCCGGAAGGACCAAGGTCCGGCGGTAATAACTCTAGGAACATCCACCTCGGAATGAAAccgaaataggaaaaaaaaattcattaggcATGTCTAAGATCAACGAAGGAGCAGAAACAGTCCACGATCGATCTCCGAAAAAATCCTTCAAAACCGGAAGAGGAGGCGATCGAGCAAGAAATTTACCAACTAGGCTATAAATCCATGGCTTACGCCATTCAGTAATACTCTCTAAATCAAAAGCAGCAGCAACATCAGAGGATTGTTTAATCCGATATAAAACAAGAACAAGGAAACTCTTCCCTTTCTCGGCCGGCAAACAGATCCACCCAAGACATGATCCGTGGGCCAGAAGAAGTGGCACGGGAATCTTGAGGCCCTCCTTTAGAGCCATCATGCTCTTTCATTGGAGACGACGGACCCGGAACCACCGACCACGCATGATCGCCTACCTCGTTACCATTCGGCAGCATCATCCACCTGAGGAGCCGAAGGCTTCGAAGAGGTGCTCTCGCCTCAGAAACCGGGGCCTTCTCCAGTGATGCATTCCGAGCTTGCGGGGCTTTCAACGCAGAGTTAGTTCACAGAAGAGGGCACTTTCAAACTGGAAGTGGGTTTCAAGGGAAAAGTTGGTCTTGTGGAAGGAGAAGGACTCGAAGAGGAGGGCGGCAGCATtgaagacgaagacgaaggaaACGACGTGGAAGACAGGGGGCACGTGAACTATAGGGAGGACGGTTTAGGGGAGGAAGACGAAGGGTTTCCCCCTACGCCAGAAGGAGAGGGATGCAGAGCGTCTCTCCAGAAAGAGGAGAGGGATACGTTTCATTATTACACAAGTTACTCTTCCGACCGATAAGAACCAAAGTGTACGTGCTGGCAAAGAGAGGGGTTCTCCCTTGCTGTAGAGGGACGTTAGATTGTGGGTTTATGGCTAATTACATATATttctgtaattaattatttttaatatcttaatttttatattaattatatttaagtttattattttaatattttttattttttaaattttaatactataaaattattttttttaatcccaTATAAGAATCTTGattccaatataattttttaaaatgtaagaactaaataataaaataactaattataagagataatctATAGTCGATAATCTGATTGTTATTGTTGAAGCCATTACAGTATACTCTCATTTCTAAATACCGATGTACATTAAGGAGCATAAGTTGTCATCCTAACCCTTATTATTGATATTATTGTCATCAtccttattattatcatcatcattatgaTCATTGTTCTTATCCTCTAAtattcttaaataaattataaactaCTTGTAGATCTATTATAGTATTATAGTATGTTTGGACTAAAATCATCTAATGTATTATTTATCCGATTCAAATTAGTAAGAAAATGGAGAGTGTTTGGTGACTCAAGGAGAACTGGATTAGAGTTTATGTATATAAACAGGAGATTAAGTCATGAGCTTGTTAGGATTGGTAaatagttttatatatttttgtaaTCTATGGCCATGGAACAATGAATCTTAGCATCCATGGactttctaaaaaaataaaatattaaaaactaaAGGTTAActattttataaatatctcatgtaCCATTTTGATAAAGAGCAAgatgtaaaaaattattttagatgtaTGGATTTTTCAATAGAAGGTCTCGAGATGATGATAAAAAGAAATTCTTCGAAATATATATGAGAGAATATATAAAGAAATTTGTGATTGATTTAAAgttatttataattgatttcacatAGTGAAAGATTTGATTTTGATGGTGTATATAGATAGGAAGTATCAAACTATTTTAAACTTGCATCGACTTTATGGTatgttgtttgatttttttttattgaagtcttctcttcccttAATAAGATCAACCCCATATTTTGATTGTTGATCTTtgagattttcctttgatttcaAAATCTTATCTTTCAAATAGAACTCACCCTATTATTTACCATCAGATTCTTtagttattaataataaaaaaatcatatttattttatttcacatacatggaTATtatcaatatacatatatatcctcCATGGTCATCGAgttcataaattttatttttagtggtcAATCACCTAATTTATATCTCAGTACACAAGCActctattacaacaaagatttacATGCTCGTCAAAACTATATTTTAGTCTTCAAGCATAAACAATCTTCTTGATGAAGAGAAATCACATACATGAAATCTTTATCAATCAACGACCCACAATAAAGGATATATATCATCTacctaatctattttttttttcttttccttttcgtaGGGTGCATTTTCTCTTCTTCTATATTGATCCTTTTCTTGTATGAATTCATTGTCGATTTTTTATCCTCTCCCCGATTTTGTATCGTAGAACTCACAGAGTAACTGATATATAGTGGGTAGATGATATATGTCATAGTTAATACCAAATGCAACATCGAATAGTGGGTCTTAGGTTTGGCATTGACTAAACCTTAATGTCATAATGCCTTCTAAATCTTCCAAGCCACTATTCTACTATTTTAGAAAATGAAAAATGCTTTTCAACATTCAAGAAAAACATTAAGGTTATTTTCTCGAGACATATAGACGGGTATGCATCTATATCACATTAATTGATGTCTTAGTTGAGTATTTCTTAAAAAAGACCAACTAGttatgaaaatataaattattaaaagacCAACATGGTGTTTATTTAGATTAAAAGAAATATCATGGGATTCATGAGTAACTAAAAGTTATTTGTCGTAAAAAAAATGCCAAACCAAATGTAATATCGAATACACCGAATAGAGTGGATCGTAAGCTAAGCATTGGCTAAACTTTAGAAATCATAATGTCATAATATGTTCTAAAATTTCTAAGCCACTATTCTATTTTTCTAAAAAGATTGTCTTTTGTACAGATAACTGCCATCTTGTGCACTATAAACTTTTTTCAACATTCTAGAAACACATCAATGTAATATTATCTTACCAAGACACGTGGATGGGTATGTGTCCATATC comes from the Musa acuminata AAA Group cultivar baxijiao chromosome BXJ1-10, Cavendish_Baxijiao_AAA, whole genome shotgun sequence genome and includes:
- the LOC135595448 gene encoding uncharacterized protein LOC135595448; translation: MISLLKPKRGQGCGSKASHGETHSDETVIRRVARRLGRSWCFTEFPSAGASGGIALLWNASFVKTQVNGLLRDYYSWGGELGLTGGRRYCSWVILDLKGA